From Rhodopseudomonas palustris, a single genomic window includes:
- a CDS encoding acetyl-CoA carboxylase biotin carboxylase subunit, with amino-acid sequence MFKRILIANRGEIACRVIKTARRMGIETVAVYSEADRDALHVEMADEAVLIGPPAAAESYLVIEKIVEACKKTGAEAVHPGYGFLSEREAFPRALADAGIVFIGPNPGAIAAMGDKIESKKAAAQAKVSTVPGFLGVIEDDKHAVKIADEIGYPVMIKASAGGGGKGMRIAHSRAEVAEGFNLAKAEAKASFGDDRVFIEKFIVDPRHIEIQVLGDKHGNVIYLGERECSIQRRNQKVIEEAPSPLLDEVTRRKMGEQAVALAKAVNYDSAGTVEFVAGQDKSFYFLEMNTRLQVEHPVTEMVTGIDLVEQMIRVAAGEKLALAQKDVTLKGWAIESRVYAEDPFRNFLPSIGRLVKYRPPAESAASGITVRNDTGVQEGGEISMFYDPMIAKLVTHGPSRAAAIEAQTHALDAFYVDGIRHNIPFLSALMTHPRWREGNLSTGFIAEEFPQGFHPRVPEGEVARRIAAVGAAIDRVIGERKRKISGQMIGRAVIRERRRCVWLERSEVPLDVIREGEAFVVRFANPDGSLGQPHQLLSSWMPGDPVWEGTIDGHPVAVQVRAIPNGFKLAHHGYEVSVNVFTEREAAAARWMKEADKADTGKKVLCPMPGLVVSIAVAEGQEIKAGETLAVIEAMKMQNVLRAERDGQIKKIHAAAGATLAVDAVIMEFA; translated from the coding sequence ATGTTCAAACGTATTCTGATCGCCAACCGCGGCGAGATCGCCTGCCGGGTCATCAAGACCGCGCGTCGTATGGGTATCGAGACGGTCGCCGTCTATTCCGAGGCGGACCGCGACGCGCTGCACGTCGAAATGGCCGACGAGGCGGTGCTGATCGGCCCGCCGGCGGCGGCCGAGAGCTATCTGGTGATCGAGAAGATCGTCGAAGCCTGCAAGAAGACCGGCGCCGAGGCGGTGCATCCCGGCTACGGCTTCCTGTCCGAGCGTGAAGCGTTCCCACGCGCGCTGGCCGATGCCGGCATCGTGTTTATCGGTCCGAACCCCGGCGCGATCGCCGCGATGGGCGACAAGATCGAGTCCAAAAAGGCCGCCGCGCAGGCCAAGGTCTCGACCGTTCCCGGCTTCCTCGGCGTGATCGAGGACGACAAGCACGCGGTCAAGATCGCCGACGAAATCGGCTACCCGGTGATGATCAAGGCCTCCGCCGGCGGCGGCGGCAAGGGCATGCGGATCGCGCACTCGCGGGCGGAAGTCGCCGAAGGCTTCAACCTCGCCAAGGCGGAGGCCAAGGCCTCGTTCGGCGACGACCGTGTCTTCATCGAGAAGTTCATCGTCGATCCGCGCCACATCGAGATCCAGGTGCTCGGCGACAAGCACGGCAACGTCATCTATCTCGGCGAGCGCGAATGCTCGATCCAGCGCCGCAATCAGAAGGTGATCGAAGAGGCGCCGTCGCCGCTGCTCGACGAGGTCACCCGCCGCAAGATGGGCGAGCAGGCGGTCGCGCTGGCCAAGGCCGTGAACTACGACAGCGCCGGCACCGTCGAGTTCGTTGCCGGCCAGGACAAGAGCTTCTACTTCCTCGAGATGAACACCCGCCTGCAGGTTGAGCATCCGGTCACCGAAATGGTCACCGGGATCGACCTGGTCGAGCAGATGATCCGCGTGGCGGCTGGCGAGAAGCTGGCGCTGGCGCAGAAGGACGTCACGCTGAAGGGCTGGGCGATCGAGTCCCGCGTCTATGCGGAAGATCCGTTCCGCAACTTCCTGCCGTCGATCGGCCGCCTGGTGAAGTACCGTCCGCCGGCCGAGAGCGCGGCTTCCGGCATCACGGTGCGCAACGACACCGGCGTGCAGGAGGGCGGCGAGATCTCGATGTTCTATGACCCGATGATCGCCAAGCTGGTGACCCACGGGCCGTCGCGCGCCGCGGCGATCGAGGCGCAGACCCACGCGCTCGACGCGTTCTACGTCGACGGCATCCGCCACAACATTCCGTTCCTGTCGGCGCTGATGACGCATCCGCGCTGGCGCGAGGGCAATCTGTCGACCGGCTTCATCGCCGAGGAATTCCCGCAAGGCTTCCATCCGCGGGTGCCGGAGGGTGAAGTCGCCCGCCGCATCGCCGCGGTCGGCGCGGCGATCGACCGGGTGATCGGCGAGCGCAAGCGCAAGATCTCGGGTCAGATGATCGGCCGCGCGGTGATCCGCGAGCGCCGCCGCTGCGTCTGGCTGGAGCGCAGCGAAGTGCCGCTCGACGTGATCCGCGAGGGCGAGGCGTTCGTGGTCCGCTTCGCCAATCCCGACGGATCGCTGGGGCAGCCGCATCAGTTGCTGTCGTCCTGGATGCCGGGCGACCCGGTGTGGGAAGGCACCATCGACGGCCATCCGGTCGCGGTGCAGGTTCGCGCGATCCCGAACGGCTTCAAGCTGGCGCATCACGGCTACGAAGTGTCGGTCAACGTCTTCACCGAGCGTGAAGCCGCGGCCGCGCGCTGGATGAAGGAAGCCGACAAGGCCGACACCGGCAAGAAGGTGCTGTGCCCGATGCCGGGTCTGGTGGTGTCGATCGCCGTCGCCGAAGGCCAGGAGATCAAGGCCGGCGAGACGCTCGCCGTGATCGAGGCGATGAAGATGCAGAACGTGCTGCGCGCCGAGCGCGACGGCCAGATCAAGAAGATCCATGCCGCCGCCGGCGCGACGCTCGCGGTCGACGCGGTGATCATGGAGTTCGCGTAA
- a CDS encoding DUF2177 family protein, protein MKRYGVLYLATFIVLIPLDFLFLGTIAKSFFQSQVGEMLGEVRLLPAVMFYLLYVVGIVIFVNGSAQATWQSSLLYGALFGVFCYATFELTSLALLKHWTWPVVAVDISWGAFVTAVSGTLGLLLADWWSPR, encoded by the coding sequence TTGAAGCGATACGGTGTGCTCTATCTGGCGACATTCATTGTCCTGATTCCGCTCGACTTTCTGTTCCTCGGCACGATCGCCAAGAGCTTCTTCCAGTCGCAGGTCGGCGAGATGCTCGGCGAGGTGAGGCTGCTGCCGGCCGTGATGTTCTATCTGCTCTACGTCGTCGGCATCGTCATCTTCGTCAACGGCTCGGCGCAGGCGACCTGGCAATCCTCGTTGTTGTACGGGGCGCTGTTCGGCGTGTTCTGCTACGCCACCTTCGAGCTGACCTCGCTGGCGCTGCTGAAGCACTGGACCTGGCCGGTGGTCGCGGTCGACATCTCGTGGGGCGCTTTCGTCACCGCGGTGTCGGGGACGCTCGGCCTGCTGCTGGCGGATTGGTGGTCGCCGCGCTGA
- a CDS encoding cryptochrome/photolyase family protein, with the protein MLTTAGSRPVIVWFRDDLRLADHPALHAAAQSGAPVLCVYVLDEVSDEVRALGGAARWWLAQSLRSLEAELRAAGALLILRRGPAAAVLAELAQQSDAAAVHWNEIEIAPHRAVADALADALTVAGIAYHRHPGDTLVAPNTIRSKDGRGMRVFTPFWRRVLSLGDPPQPLPRPAALRPAPTLPGDQLSDWQLEPTSPDWAGGLRATWRPGEAAAQTRLADFLAGLPGYAEGRDYPDRHVTSGLSPHLRFGEISPRQVWYAARFAAAERPAIAPDIDKFLSELGWREFCRHLLADHPDLAARNLQPAFDAFPWHSDDGALTAWQRGRTGYPIVDAGMHELWHSGVMHNRVRMVVGSFLVKHLLIDWRLGEQWFWDTLVDADPGSNPGNWQWVAGCGADAAPYFRVFNPVLQSEKFDADGAYIRRWLPELAGLPNNLIHQPWTATPLELAAAGVELGGNYPRPIVDHKAARQRALSAYSEQRQR; encoded by the coding sequence GTGCTGACAACTGCCGGCTCCCGCCCCGTCATCGTCTGGTTTCGCGACGATCTCCGTCTCGCCGATCATCCGGCGTTGCACGCCGCCGCGCAATCCGGTGCACCGGTGCTGTGCGTCTATGTGCTCGACGAGGTGAGCGATGAGGTGCGCGCCCTTGGTGGCGCGGCGCGATGGTGGCTGGCGCAATCGCTTCGATCGCTGGAGGCTGAGCTTCGTGCAGCGGGAGCATTGCTGATCCTGCGGCGGGGGCCGGCGGCCGCTGTGCTGGCCGAGCTTGCGCAGCAAAGCGATGCAGCGGCGGTGCATTGGAACGAGATCGAGATCGCACCGCATCGCGCCGTCGCCGACGCGCTGGCAGACGCGCTGACCGTGGCCGGCATCGCCTATCACCGCCACCCTGGCGATACGCTGGTGGCGCCGAACACGATCCGCAGCAAGGACGGCCGCGGCATGCGGGTGTTCACCCCGTTCTGGCGGCGCGTGCTCAGCCTCGGCGATCCGCCGCAGCCCCTGCCCCGTCCTGCCGCGCTACGCCCGGCGCCGACACTGCCGGGCGATCAGCTCAGCGACTGGCAACTCGAGCCGACCTCGCCGGACTGGGCCGGCGGCCTGCGCGCCACCTGGCGGCCGGGCGAAGCCGCCGCGCAGACGCGGCTCGCCGACTTCCTCGCCGGACTGCCGGGCTACGCCGAGGGCCGCGACTATCCGGATCGGCACGTCACCTCCGGGCTGTCGCCGCATCTGCGGTTCGGCGAAATCAGTCCGCGCCAGGTCTGGTACGCGGCGCGCTTCGCCGCCGCCGAGCGGCCGGCGATCGCGCCCGACATCGACAAATTCCTCAGCGAACTCGGCTGGCGCGAGTTCTGCCGGCATCTGCTCGCCGACCATCCGGATCTTGCCGCCCGCAATCTACAGCCGGCGTTCGACGCCTTCCCGTGGCACAGCGACGATGGCGCGCTGACCGCCTGGCAGCGCGGCCGCACCGGCTATCCGATCGTCGACGCCGGGATGCACGAGCTGTGGCATTCCGGCGTGATGCACAATCGCGTCCGCATGGTCGTCGGCTCGTTCCTGGTCAAGCACTTGCTGATCGACTGGCGGCTCGGCGAACAGTGGTTCTGGGACACGCTGGTCGACGCCGACCCCGGCAGCAATCCCGGTAACTGGCAGTGGGTGGCGGGCTGCGGCGCCGATGCGGCGCCGTATTTCCGGGTGTTCAACCCGGTGCTGCAGAGCGAGAAGTTCGACGCGGACGGCGCCTATATCCGCCGCTGGCTGCCCGAACTCGCCGGCCTGCCGAACAACCTGATCCACCAGCCGTGGACTGCGACGCCGCTCGAACTCGCCGCCGCCGGCGTCGAGCTCGGCGGCAACTACCCGAGGCCGATCGTCGACCACAAGGCGGCCCGCCAGCGCGCGCTTTCGGCCTATTCTGAGCAGCGGCAGCGTTGA